The Paramisgurnus dabryanus chromosome 6, PD_genome_1.1, whole genome shotgun sequence genome has a window encoding:
- the acvr2bb gene encoding activin receptor type-2B, with amino-acid sequence MFVPWLIFTLIWASWCTGASQGEVATRECVYYNDNWRTEKTNQSGFERCEGEKDKRLHCYASWINSTGTIRLVKKGCWLDDFNCYDRQECVATEENPQVFFCCCEGNYCNERFTHLPEAISPAVKIQPPQPGPPLLAVLVYSLLPLAILTLTLLLACWTYHQRKPPYRHVDLSQDAGLPPPSPLVGLKPLQLLEMKARGRFGCVWKAQLLSEYVAVKIFPIQDKQSWQNERDIYLTEGFKHENVLHFISAEKRGTNLQMELWLITEFHERGSLTDYLKGNPVSWSQLCHISATMARGLAHLHEDLPYRAEGPKPAIAHRDFKSKNVLLKMDLTAVIADFGLAVRFEPGKLPGDTHGQVGTRRYMAPEVLEGAINFQRDAFLRIDMYSLGLVIWELMSRCTAADSPVGEYQLPFEEEVGQHPSLEDLQDVVVHKKMRPVFKDCWIKHPGLGQLCETVEECWDHDAEARLSAGCVEERISTITRACNTINTSTSECLVSMVTSDSDTDLPPKESST; translated from the exons ATGTTTGTTCCCTGGCTGATTTTTACACTCATCTGGGCAAGCTGGTGTACAG GAGCGAGTCAGGGTGAGGTGGCGACAAGAGAGTGCGTCTACTACAATGATAACTGGCGGACGGAGAAAACCAATCAGAGCGGTTTTGAGAGATGTGAGGGTGAAAAAGACAAGAGGCTTCACTGTTACGCCTCCTGGATAAACTCTACTGGAACCATCCGCCTGGTCAAGAAAGGTTGCTGGCTTGATGATTTCAACTGTTATGACAG ACAGGAGTGTGTGGCTACAGAAGAGAATCCACAGGTCTTCTTCTGTTGCTGTGAGGGAAACTATTGCAATGAGAGATTCACACACCTTCCTGAAGCCATCAGCCCTGCAG TAAAGATTCAGCCACCACAACCGGGTCCACCTCTGTTAGCTGTGCTGGTTTATTCTCTTCTTCCTCTGGCCATTCTCACTCTGACCCTGCTGCTCGCCTGCTGGACGTACCACCAACGAAAACCCCCTTATAGACACGTCGACCTCAGCCAG GATGCTGGCCTTCCTCCACCATCTCCTCTGGTTGGACTTAAACCGCTGCAGTTACTGGAGAtgaaagccagggggcgcttcGGCTGCGTGTGGAAGGCCCAGTTACTGAGTGAATATGTGGCGGTGAAGATATTTCCTATACAG GACAAGCAGTCATGGCAGAATGAAAGAGACATTTACCTCACCGAGGGTTTTAAACACGAGAATGTTCTTCACTTCATCTCGGCAGAGAAACGCGGCACCAACCTGCAGATGGAGTTGTGGTTGATCACAGAATTCCACGAAAGG GGTTCGCTTACAGATTATCTGAAGGGGAACCCGGTGAGCTGGTCTCAGTTATGTCACATCTCAGCCACCATGGCCCGGGGCCTGGCACACCTTCACGAAGATCTTCCTTACAGAGCCGAGGGACCTAAACCAGCCATTGCACACAG AGATTTCAAGAGCAAGAACGTTCTGCTCAAGATGGATTTAACAGCTGTGATCGCAGATTTCGGCTTGGCTGTTCGGTTTGAGCCAGGAAAACTGCCTGGAGATACACATGGTCAG GTTGGAACACGGCGTTACATGGCCCCAGAAGTGCTGGAAGGAGCCATTAACTTCCAGAGAGACGCTTTCCTGAGGATCGACATGTACTCTTTAGGACTGGTGATCTGGGAGCTCATGTCTCGCTGCACGGCCGCCGATA GTCCTGTGGGGGAATACCAGCTGCCATTCGAGGAAGAAGTAGGCCAGCACCCATCACTTGAGGACCTTCAAGACGTGGTGGTCCATAAGAAGATGCGACCTGTCTTTAAAGACTGTTGGATCAAACATCCG GGTTTGGGCCAGTTATGCGAGACCGTTGAAGAGTGTTGGGACCATGACGCCGAGGCTCGACTGTCTGCGGGTTGCGTAGAGGAGCGCATCTCAACCATCACCAGGGCATGTAACACCATCAACACTTCTACCTCAGAGTGCCTGGTCTCAATGGTTACATCTGATAGCGATACGGACCTTCCACCCAAAGAATCCAGTACATAA